A window of Garra rufa chromosome 16, GarRuf1.0, whole genome shotgun sequence contains these coding sequences:
- the LOC141288572 gene encoding tripartite motif-containing protein 16-like → MAEARFSQDEFLCPLCLDLLKDPVTTSCGHSYCKSCITDCWDQEDQMRVYSCPQCRQTFSPRPALARNTMLAEVVEKLKKTKLPADCDAGAGDVECDVCTGRKYKAVKSCLVCLNSYCQNHLEQHESFFKGKKHNLTDATGRLQEMICQKHEKILEVFCCTDQECICMLCTMYEHKNHNTVSAEEQRTEKQKQLKETQKTFQQRIQQREKDLQQLREAVESHKRSAQTAVEDSERIFTELIRSIERSRSELIRLIRDQEKRAVSRAEGRLERLEQEINDLRRRDAELEQLSHTQDHIQFLQSFQSLSAPPESTDGNDDPFSSLFSFDGLRESVHQLRDKLEDFCKEELKKISDRVTSTNIVPRTRNDFLQYSHQLTLDLNTVYKHLLLSDNNRVITNTDTVQPYPDHPDRFDMYYQVLCRESVCGRCYWEIECSGGVRISVSYKSISRKGWGNECRFGKNDQSWSLLCSPSSYSFMHNNIVTDLPVEPISSRIGVFVDHSAGTLSFYSVSDTMSLIHTVHTTFTQPLYPGFAIFNNGSVLMTQNRLTRDSTHNALSCMMNQ, encoded by the exons agtgaccacttcctgtggacacagttactgtaagagctgtattacagactgctgggatcaggaggatcagatgagagtctacagctgccctcagtgcagacagaccttcagtccaagacctgctttagctagaaacaccatgctggctgaagtggtggagaaactgaagaagaccaaacttcctgctgactgtgacgctggagctggagatgtggagtgtgacgtctgtactggaagaaaatacaaagccgtcaagtcctgtctggtgtgtctgaactcttactgtcagaatcaccttgaacaacatgagagttTCTTTAAAGGAAAGAAGCACAATTTGACTGAtgccactggacgactgcaggagatgatctgccagaaACATGAGAAGATCCTTGAGGTTTTCTGTTGCACTGATCAGGAATGTATATGTATGCTGTGTACGATGTATGAGCATAAAAACCACAACACTGTATCAGCTGAAGAACAGAGGACAGAGAAACAG AAGCAGCTGAAGGAGACGCAGAAGACGTtccagcagagaatccagcagagagagaaagatcttcagcagctgagagaggctgtggagtctcataag cgctctgcacagacagcagtggaggacagtgagaggatctttactgagctcatccgctccattgagagaagccgctctgagctgatacggctgatcagagatcaggaaaagcgagcagtgagtcgagctgaaggacgactggagcgactggagcaggagatcaatgatctgaggaggagagacgctgagctggagcagctttcacacacacaggatcacatccagttcctgcag agtttccagtctctctcagcacctcctgaatctaCAGACGGAAATGATGATCCCTTCAGTTCTCTCTTCTCTTTTGATGGTCTGAGAGAATCTGTCCATCAGCTGAGAGACAAACTGGAGGATTTCTGCAAAGAGGAGCTCAAGAAGATCTCAGACAGAG tcacatccaccaacattgttcccaggaccaggaacgacttcctacaat attcccatcagctcactctggatctgaacacagTGTATAAACACCTCCTTCTGTCTGATAACAACAGAGTGATTACTAACACTGACACAGTTcagccgtatcctgatcatccagacagatttgatatgTATtatcaggtgttgtgtagagagagtgtgtgtggacgctgttactgggagattgagtgcaGTGGAGGTGTGcgtatatcagtgtcatataagagcatcagcaggaagggatgGGGTAATGAGTGTCGGTTTGGAAagaatgatcagtcctggagtttgctCTGCTCTCCCTCCAGTTACTCATTCATGCACAATAACATAGTCACTGATCTCCCTGTAGAGCCCatcagcagtagaataggagtgtttgtggatcacagtgcaggaactctgtccttctacagcgtctctgacacaatgagcctcatccacacagtccacaccacattcactcagccgctctatcctgggtttgctATTTTTAATAATGGATCTGTGTTGATGACTCAGAATAGACTGACGAGAGATTCTACCCATAATGCTCTGAGCTGCATGATGAATCAGTAA
- the LOC141288625 gene encoding tripartite motif-containing protein 16-like, whose translation MAEARFSQDEFLCPLCLDLLKDPVTTSCGHSYCKSCITDCWDQEDQMRVYSCPQCRQTFSPRPALARNTMLAEMVEKLKKTKLPADCDAGAGDVECDVCTGRKYKAVKSCLVCLNSYCQNHLEQHESFFKGKKHNLTDATGRLQEMICQKHEKILEVFCCTDQECICVLCTMYEHKNHNTVSAEEQRTEKQKQLKETQKTFQQRIQQREKDLQQLREAVESHKRSAQTAVEDSERIFTELIRSIERSRSELIRLIRDQEKRAVSRAEGRLERLEQEINDLRRRDAELEQLSHTQDHIQFLQSFQSLSAPPESTDGNDDPFSSLFSFDGLRESVHQLRDKLEDFCKEELKKISDRVTSTNIVPRTRNDFLQYSHQLTLDLNTVYKHLLLSDNNRVITNTDTVQPYPDHPDRFDMYYQVLCRESVCGRCYWEIECSGGVRISVSYKSISRKGWGNECRFGKNDQSWSLLCSPSSYSFMHNNIVTDLPVEPISSRIGVFVDHSAGTLSFYSVSDTMSLIHTVHTTFTQPLYPGFAIFNNGSVLMTQNRLTRDSTHNALSCMMNQ comes from the exons ATGGCAGAAGCCAGATTTTCTCAGGATGAGTTCTTGTGTCCACtgtgtctggatctcctgaaggatccagtgaccacttcctgtggacacagttactgtaagagctgtattacagactgctgggatcaggaggatcagatgagagtctacagctgccctcagtgcagacagaccttcagtccaagacctgctttagctagaaacaccatgctggctgaaatggtggagaaactgaagaagaccaaacttcctgctgactgtgacgctggagctggagatgtggagtgtgacgtctgtactggaagaaaatacaaagccgtcaagtcctgtctggtgtgtctgaactcttactgtcagaatcaccttgaacaacatgagagttTCTTTAAAGGAAAGAAGCACAATTTGACTGAtgccactggacgactgcaggagatgatctgccagaaACATGAGAAGATCCTTGAGGTTTTCTGTTGCACTGATCAGGAATGTATATGTGTGCTGTGTACGATGTATGAGCATAAAAACCACAACACTGTATCAGCTGAAGAACAGAGGACAGAGAAACAG AAGCAGCTGAAGGAGACGCAGAAGACGTtccagcagagaatccagcagagagagaaagatcttcagcagctgagagaggctgtggagtctcataag cgctctgcacagacagcagtggaggacagtgagaggatctttactgagctcatccgctccattgagagaagccgctctgagctgatacggctgatcagagatcaggaaaagcgagcagtgagtcgagctgaaggacgactggagcgactggagcaggagatcaatgatctgaggaggagagacgctgagctggagcagctttcacacacacaggatcacatccagttcctgcag agtttccagtctctctcagcacctcctgaatctaCAGACGGAAATGATGATCCCTTCAGTTCTCTCTTCTCTTTTGATGGTCTGAGAGAATCTGTCCATCAGCTGAGAGACAAACTGGAGGATTTCTGCAAAGAGGAGCTCAAGAAGATCTCAGACAGAG tcacatccaccaacattgttcccaggaccaggaacgacttcctacaat attcccatcagctcactctggatctgaacacagTGTATAAACACCTCCTTCTGTCTGATAACAACAGAGTGATTACTAACACTGACACAGTTcagccgtatcctgatcatccagacagatttgatatgTATtatcaggtgttgtgtagagagagtgtgtgtggacgctgttactgggagattgagtgcaGTGGAGGTGTGcgtatatcagtgtcatataagagcatcagcaggaagggatgGGGTAATGAGTGTCGGTTTGGAAagaatgatcagtcctggagtttgctCTGCTCTCCCTCCAGTTACTCATTCATGCACAATAACATAGTCACTGATCTCCCTGTAGAGCCCatcagcagtagaataggagtgtttgtggatcacagtgcaggaactctgtccttctacagcgtctctgacacaatgagcctcatccacacagtccacaccacattcactcagccgctctatcctgggtttgctATTTTTAATAATGGATCTGTGTTGATGACTCAGAATAGACTGACGAGAGATTCTACCCATAATGCTCTGAGCTGCATGATGAATCAGTAA